The DNA window CCTCGGGCGAGGCATCCAGGAATATTTTGCACTCGGCCTGCGGAAAGACGATGGTTCCCTGGTCGCGCCCCTCGGTGACGATATCCAAGCGTCCGGCGACTTGCCGTTGTAATTCCACCAGGTGGACACGGACCGCTGGGTTATTGGCCGCGTAATGTGTGGCCGAGGTCACGGCGTGGCTGCGAATTTCTTGACTGACGTCCTGCCCTTCGAGAAACGTCCCGTCCTCCCGAACTTCGATGTTCGACGCCCGCGCCAATGCAGCGAGGGCCTGCGGATCGTCCCAGGAGAGTTCTTGTCGCAGGGCAGCGAGCGCCACGGTCCGATACATAGCACCGGTGTCGAGAAATGCGAACCCCAGACGCTGCGCGAGCGCTCGCGCCACGCTGCTCTTGCCCGCACCCGCCGGTCCGTCGATGGTAACGATCATGATTCAAATGAGAGGGATCGCGAGAGTCGATTATCCGCGCAGACGTACTTCAATTTCGACTAGTTCAAACGGTGCCACGTCGATCGTGACACAATCTCCGGCGACGGGCAACTCGGCCAGCGTTTGTCCGCGAAAATCGAGGTGTCTCGCCTGCATTACATCATGTACTGCACGCAGCCGGACGCGACCGGCCAGCCCTTCGGTTTCGGCCAACCGCGCCCGCACGAGCGGTCCTTGCCCTTCGTCCCGCCGCGCCTGCCAATGCGTCACCGCGACGTTCTTCGCATCGACATGAAACAACCAGTTCGACGTGTGTGGACCGGCCGGTCGCGCCGCTTGAGGAACGACGACGATCGGGGCCAACTGCTCGATCGCCTGCTGCATGGGATGAGCGAGGTCGAAACCAACGGCATACCGAAACACGCGGCGTGTTTCGGCGGCTGTCACCAGTAGGCTATCGAGCATTCGCCCCCCGACGCGACGATGATAAGGTAGCCCGGAGGACAGGATCGTGGTCGTGGCACGGCTACCGCGAAGCTCAATGTAAAGCGGCGCTTCGAGCCGGCGCGCCTCGCTCTTTTGTCGTGCCAGTCCCACGTCGCGAAGAATCTCCACATCCTCATCCGGCCAGGCGAACCGTGCTGCGAAAAAAGATTCCCAAGGATCGCCTGCCGCCGGCTGTGCAATCTCGAGCTCGGTTTCGATCTGCACAACGCGGGCGCCGAAAGCCAATCGATAGCGCTGCGTAAAGCGCGCGAGCTCGCGGCCGGTCGCATCGACCAGCCGCCCACGGCTGGTGATCTCGCCCACGGCCGTGCCGGTTTCAGTAACTTCGACGGCGTCGGCCACCATCACGGAATATTCGGCTCCTTCGTCGGTATCGCGCCACACGTCGCCAGGCCGGGGCGGCGGTGGAGGAGTCCGCCGCGCCAGTTGCACGGCCAATCGATTCCCGCGCTGCGCCAAGTCGTAGATCGCTTGAATGGCGCCCGTTGCGGGATTGATCTCAACGCGCAGGAACTCGTTGGCCAGGGTCGTGCCGGCAGCAATCGGCGGGGGGCTTTTCTTCTTTGCCGCCGGCGCAGGCGTTCCTGCCGACAGCCAGCAAAATCCCATGCTTGGAATATCGGCCACAACGACGCGACGACCACTCGACTCTTGCGCCGCTACAACC is part of the Pirellulales bacterium genome and encodes:
- the cmk gene encoding (d)CMP kinase — encoded protein: MIVTIDGPAGAGKSSVARALAQRLGFAFLDTGAMYRTVALAALRQELSWDDPQALAALARASNIEVREDGTFLEGQDVSQEIRSHAVTSATHYAANNPAVRVHLVELQRQVAGRLDIVTEGRDQGTIVFPQAECKIFLDASPEERARRRQADLAARGEKLSLEEVLADQNRRDESDASREVGPLVAAVDAVHFSTDGLAAEEVVDRLEVLVRARMPQPTN